The Lysobacter enzymogenes genome window below encodes:
- a CDS encoding lytic transglycosylase domain-containing protein, whose protein sequence is MLPGIELTNCTGLAVPHEVMHHVVRVESSFNPYAIGVVGGRLVRQPKTLSEAVATVRMLERRGYNFSIGVAQVNRYNLGKYGLDSYEKAFDVCPNLQAGSRILAECYQRSQDWGKSFSCYYSGNFVTGFRHGYVQKIYASMRNGQAGATEMGAIAVIDNPKAGGAAPAGYAQGRRTAVARTESVVAARVREPDTAATQAALSAAALAAPAPLAAGMPALAAVQPMPVSQVVPAQVQIGPGAAAALPQAQQPVSVSLMHAPPAAVGRAPAKPPSQGDQALVF, encoded by the coding sequence ATGTTGCCCGGGATTGAACTTACAAATTGCACGGGCTTGGCGGTTCCGCACGAGGTGATGCATCACGTCGTTCGCGTGGAATCGTCTTTCAACCCTTACGCCATCGGCGTGGTCGGCGGTCGCCTCGTGCGCCAGCCCAAGACCCTGTCCGAGGCGGTCGCGACCGTGCGCATGCTCGAGCGCCGCGGCTACAACTTCTCCATCGGCGTCGCCCAGGTCAATCGCTACAACCTCGGCAAGTACGGCCTGGACTCCTACGAGAAAGCCTTCGACGTCTGCCCGAACCTGCAGGCCGGCTCGCGCATCCTGGCCGAGTGCTACCAGCGCTCGCAGGACTGGGGCAAATCCTTCAGCTGCTACTACTCCGGCAACTTCGTCACCGGTTTCCGCCACGGCTACGTGCAGAAGATCTACGCCTCGATGCGCAACGGCCAGGCCGGCGCTACCGAGATGGGCGCGATCGCCGTGATCGACAATCCCAAGGCCGGCGGCGCCGCTCCGGCCGGATACGCGCAGGGCCGCCGCACCGCGGTCGCCCGCACCGAGTCGGTGGTCGCCGCGCGCGTGCGCGAACCCGACACGGCGGCGACCCAGGCCGCGCTGTCCGCCGCCGCGCTGGCGGCTCCCGCGCCGCTGGCTGCAGGCATGCCGGCGCTGGCCGCGGTCCAGCCCATGCCGGTTTCCCAAGTCGTTCCCGCCCAGGTCCAGATCGGGCCCGGCGCGGCTGCGGCCCTGCCGCAGGCGCAGCAACCGGTCAGCGTTTCGCTGATGCACGCGCCGCCGGCCGCGGTCGGCCGCGCGCCGGCCAAGCCGCCTTCGCAAGGCGACCAGGCTCTCGTTTTCTAG
- the virB11 gene encoding P-type DNA transfer ATPase VirB11, translating into MDSDNSPIAQVSNDFLDYQYQVLGILEYMSSPDVTEICINRPGELYLETRAGWQRLEVPSLTFERARQFCTAVVNESNTGQRITDADPVVSLTFPTGQRAQFVIPPACDAGKVSITIRLPSKHSKTLQQYQEDGFFEQILESAAAITDHDKELLEIRAQRNYAEFFKKAVQYKKNIVVAGATGSGKTTFMKSLVGHIPDYERLVTIEDARELFITQPNVVHLLYSKGGQSTSNITAKSCMEACLRMKPDRIILAELRGDESFYFIRNCASGHPGSITSCHAGSTAQTWDQLSLMVKASAEGSGLEFAVIKRLLMLTIDIVVHIKAHAGQRFITGIDFSPERQLAAN; encoded by the coding sequence ATGGATTCGGATAATTCACCGATCGCGCAGGTTTCCAACGACTTCCTGGACTACCAGTACCAGGTGCTCGGCATCCTGGAGTACATGAGCTCCCCGGACGTCACGGAAATCTGCATCAACCGCCCCGGCGAGCTGTATCTGGAAACCCGGGCCGGTTGGCAGCGCCTGGAAGTGCCGAGCCTGACGTTCGAACGGGCTCGGCAGTTCTGCACCGCGGTGGTCAACGAGAGCAACACCGGCCAGCGCATCACCGATGCCGACCCGGTGGTCTCGTTGACCTTCCCGACCGGCCAGCGCGCGCAGTTCGTGATTCCGCCGGCCTGCGACGCAGGCAAGGTGTCGATCACCATCCGTCTGCCGTCCAAGCACAGCAAGACCCTGCAGCAGTATCAGGAAGACGGTTTCTTCGAGCAGATCCTGGAATCGGCGGCGGCGATCACCGACCACGACAAGGAACTGCTGGAAATCCGCGCCCAGCGCAACTACGCCGAATTCTTCAAGAAAGCGGTGCAGTACAAGAAGAACATCGTCGTCGCCGGCGCCACCGGCAGCGGCAAGACCACCTTCATGAAATCGCTGGTCGGCCACATTCCCGACTACGAGCGCCTGGTCACCATCGAGGACGCCCGCGAGCTGTTCATCACTCAGCCCAATGTCGTGCACTTGCTCTACTCGAAAGGTGGACAAAGCACGAGCAACATCACGGCGAAGAGTTGTATGGAAGCCTGCCTGCGCATGAAGCCGGACCGCATCATCCTGGCCGAGTTGCGCGGCGACGAATCGTTCTACTTCATCCGCAACTGCGCGTCCGGTCATCCAGGTTCCATCACCAGCTGCCATGCTGGCAGCACGGCGCAGACCTGGGACCAGCTGTCGCTGATGGTGAAGGCGTCGGCCGAGGGGTCCGGCCTGGAGTTCGCGGTGATCAAGCGGCTGCTGATGCTGACGATCGACATCGTCGTCCACATCAAGGCGCACGCGGGGCAGCGCTTCATCACCGGCATCGACTTCAGCCCGGAACGCCAGCTGGCCGCGAACTGA
- a CDS encoding TrbI/VirB10 family protein — MSQNMPPNQPGQPDNGTPQDGGSSYGYAGANPYYGQQGGAAAAPDLDANAPQLKNADVQRLNRKALLFLAGIVLLLLAVAFFLLKSATAPEDKPKKVDEEVIDVPAAPLTTQQQQLPPLPPDPVPVEPIPMAAPPQQQPQEQPENQGAPVERGPSLVERRMLGENQGGSGGQNSSDPTQQYLAMVAAQGQPGGAQGGQGGAAVERETITSAQPLYNPDTLLLRGTYIRCVMETRIITDVPGFTSCVVTEPIYSVNGRRLLLPKGSKVSGRYQNTNTDSKRVSVIWDRITTPTGLDVNMASPGIDNLGGAGIPGQYDAHWGSRIASALLISLISDAFKYAAAENGPESTTVTNGGTVITQPYESNTAKSMERLANQALDKSVNRQATITVNQGSVVNIYVAKDVDFSPVLR; from the coding sequence ATGAGCCAGAACATGCCTCCGAATCAGCCGGGCCAGCCCGACAACGGCACTCCGCAGGATGGCGGCAGCAGCTACGGCTACGCCGGCGCCAATCCTTACTACGGCCAGCAGGGCGGCGCCGCCGCCGCGCCGGACCTGGACGCCAACGCGCCGCAGCTCAAGAACGCCGACGTCCAGCGCCTGAACCGCAAGGCGCTGCTGTTCCTCGCCGGCATCGTGCTGTTGCTGCTGGCGGTCGCGTTCTTCCTGCTCAAGAGCGCCACCGCGCCGGAAGACAAGCCCAAGAAGGTCGATGAGGAAGTCATCGACGTGCCGGCCGCGCCGCTGACCACCCAGCAGCAGCAACTGCCGCCGCTGCCGCCGGATCCGGTTCCGGTCGAGCCGATCCCGATGGCCGCGCCGCCGCAGCAGCAGCCGCAGGAGCAGCCGGAAAACCAGGGCGCGCCGGTCGAGCGCGGCCCCAGCCTGGTCGAGCGCCGCATGCTCGGCGAAAACCAGGGCGGAAGCGGCGGACAGAACTCGTCGGATCCGACCCAGCAGTACCTGGCGATGGTCGCGGCCCAGGGCCAGCCGGGCGGTGCGCAAGGCGGGCAGGGCGGCGCCGCGGTCGAACGCGAGACCATCACCTCGGCGCAGCCGCTGTACAACCCCGACACCCTGTTGCTGCGCGGCACCTACATCCGCTGCGTCATGGAAACCCGCATCATCACCGACGTGCCGGGCTTCACCTCGTGCGTGGTCACCGAGCCGATCTATTCGGTCAACGGCCGCCGCCTGCTGTTGCCGAAGGGTTCCAAGGTGTCCGGCCGTTACCAGAACACCAACACCGACAGCAAGCGCGTGTCGGTGATCTGGGACCGCATCACCACGCCGACCGGCCTGGACGTCAACATGGCCAGCCCGGGCATCGACAACCTCGGCGGCGCCGGCATCCCCGGCCAGTACGACGCGCACTGGGGCAGCCGCATCGCCTCGGCGCTGCTGATCAGCCTGATCAGCGACGCGTTCAAGTACGCGGCGGCGGAGAACGGTCCGGAGAGCACCACCGTGACCAACGGCGGCACCGTGATCACCCAGCCGTACGAAAGCAACACCGCCAAGTCGATGGAACGTCTGGCCAACCAGGCTCTGGACAAGAGCGTGAACCGTCAGGCCACCATCACCGTCAACCAGGGTTCTGTCGTGAACATCTACGTCGCCAAGGACGTGGACTTCTCGCCGGTCCTGCGTTGA
- a CDS encoding TrbG/VirB9 family P-type conjugative transfer protein, translating to MNCLLKQSLAALLLAVSGLALPASAQVVQEYEYEANRIYQVRTGLGITTQIELSPSENILDYSTGFTSGWEMSRRDNIFYLKPKNVDVDTNMMIRTTTHSYILELKVVATDWRVLEQAKQAGVQYKIKFVYPNGTEFSAAKESTAEATTELNTTLDKNRLYNFDYQFSSRKKQSWLVPTNVYDDGQFTYIKINALKDLPTGNFPAVFGREREGSEDFVVNTTVEGNTIIVHGTYPYLIIRHGNNVVGLRRKKQK from the coding sequence ATGAATTGCTTGCTTAAACAAAGCCTGGCCGCCCTGCTGCTGGCGGTCTCCGGTCTGGCCCTGCCTGCTTCGGCGCAGGTGGTGCAGGAATACGAATACGAAGCCAACCGCATCTATCAGGTGCGTACCGGCCTGGGCATCACCACCCAGATCGAGCTGAGCCCGAGCGAGAACATCCTCGACTACAGCACCGGCTTCACCAGCGGCTGGGAAATGAGCCGGCGCGACAACATCTTCTATCTGAAGCCGAAGAACGTCGACGTCGACACCAACATGATGATCCGGACGACGACGCACTCGTACATCCTGGAACTCAAGGTGGTGGCGACCGACTGGCGCGTGCTGGAGCAGGCCAAGCAGGCCGGCGTGCAGTACAAGATCAAGTTCGTGTACCCGAACGGCACCGAGTTCTCCGCGGCCAAGGAAAGCACCGCCGAGGCGACGACCGAGCTCAACACCACGCTCGACAAGAACCGGCTGTACAACTTCGACTACCAGTTCTCGAGCCGCAAGAAGCAGTCCTGGCTGGTGCCGACCAATGTCTACGACGATGGCCAGTTCACCTACATCAAGATCAACGCGCTGAAGGACCTGCCGACCGGCAACTTCCCGGCGGTGTTCGGTCGCGAGCGCGAGGGTAGCGAAGACTTCGTGGTCAACACCACGGTCGAGGGCAACACCATCATCGTGCACGGCACGTATCCCTACTTGATCATCCGTCACGGCAACAACGTCGTCGGTCTGCGCAGGAAGAAGCAGAAATGA
- a CDS encoding virB8 family protein, which translates to MFGKNKNVTPQVENAVAKAVNYEVTVADLARRSEKRAWIVAFTAVIMSLILAGGYFYFLPLKEKVPYLVMADAYTGQATVARLRDDFSKNSITANEAINKSNVSHFVAARESYDFSQIGDRDWATVFAMATPYVTKTYSNLYSNTNPQNPITLFGKTRTIRVRILSIQLQNVDAEVKGATVRFQRTILNKDSGNQEPLDSKIAAIEFTYKSNLKMDDANRVLNPLGFQVTAYRVDNDFAPAPPPPQEYPVGAAAPAAAAPAAQPAINPATGQPMPAAAPAGAYPPGTVPPQPGVPQQPGVPQQPGVAPAAYPPGTVPQQPGVAPAPNPAYPAGAPAAPAPAPTGTANGVSTR; encoded by the coding sequence ATGTTCGGAAAGAACAAGAACGTTACTCCGCAGGTGGAGAACGCGGTCGCCAAGGCGGTCAATTACGAAGTCACCGTCGCGGATCTGGCGCGGCGCAGCGAGAAACGCGCATGGATCGTCGCCTTCACGGCGGTGATCATGTCGCTGATCCTCGCCGGCGGTTACTTCTACTTCCTCCCGCTCAAGGAGAAGGTGCCGTACCTGGTGATGGCCGACGCCTACACCGGCCAGGCCACGGTCGCGCGCCTGCGCGACGACTTCAGCAAGAACAGCATCACCGCCAACGAAGCGATCAACAAGAGCAACGTCTCGCACTTCGTGGCGGCGCGCGAGTCCTACGACTTCTCGCAGATCGGCGACCGCGACTGGGCGACGGTGTTCGCGATGGCCACGCCGTACGTGACCAAGACCTATTCGAACTTGTATTCGAACACCAACCCGCAGAACCCGATCACCCTGTTCGGCAAGACCCGCACGATCCGCGTGCGCATCCTCAGCATCCAGCTGCAGAATGTCGACGCCGAGGTCAAGGGCGCCACCGTCCGCTTCCAGCGCACGATCCTGAACAAGGACAGCGGCAACCAGGAACCGCTGGACAGCAAGATCGCGGCGATCGAATTCACCTACAAGTCCAACCTGAAGATGGACGACGCCAACCGCGTCCTCAATCCGCTGGGCTTCCAGGTCACCGCCTACCGCGTCGACAACGACTTCGCGCCGGCGCCGCCGCCGCCGCAGGAATATCCGGTCGGCGCCGCCGCGCCCGCCGCCGCCGCGCCGGCCGCGCAGCCGGCGATCAACCCGGCCACCGGCCAGCCGATGCCGGCCGCGGCTCCCGCGGGCGCGTACCCGCCGGGCACCGTGCCGCCGCAGCCGGGCGTGCCGCAACAGCCCGGCGTACCGCAACAGCCCGGCGTCGCGCCGGCGGCGTATCCGCCCGGCACCGTGCCGCAGCAGCCCGGCGTCGCGCCGGCCCCGAATCCCGCCTATCCGGCCGGCGCGCCGGCGGCACCTGCACCTGCACCGACCGGTACTGCGAATGGAGTCAGCACCCGATGA